GCGCGTCATCTTCACCATGGACTGGATGGGCGAGATCTGGTCGATGTCCTGCAGCGCCCCACGCCCGCGCAGCGCGGTGGCCGTGGCCCCGCCCAGCAAGATGAGCGGCGACTGCGCCATGTACGCGTTCTGGATGGCGGTGAGCGTGTTGGTCACGCCCGGGCCCGCGGTCACGGCGGCCACCCCGGGCACGCCCGTCATGCGCGCCATGGCGTCGGCGGCGAACACCGCGTTCTTTTCGTCGCGCATGTCCACCACGCGAATGCCCGCGCGCTGGCTCTCCACCAAGATGGGCGAGATGTGCCCGCCGCACAGCGTGAACACGAACTCCACGCCCTGCTTGCGCAGCACATCCGCAATGAGCTTGCCGCCGTTGGTGCCCTTCATGACTTGTCTCCTAGTACGTGCCCTGGGAGCACGAAGCAGGTGAAGGTGCCCTCGAACACGGGCTCGTCCGCGCGCGTGCACGTCACCTTCACGATGTGTTTCTTGCCGGCCGTGGACTCGCGCACCGCGCTGGCCACCACCACGTCACCCACCACCACGGGCTTCAAGAAGCGCGCTTCCGAAGATCCCAGCACCACGAACGGGTCGTTCACGGCCAGCATGGCCGCGTAGTCCGCCAGGCCAAACACGAAGCCGCCGTGCACCAGCCCGCGCGCGTCGGCCGCCATGCCCGCGTGCGTGGTGAGCGTGGCCTGCGCCTGCCCCTCGCTCAGCGAGAGCGGCCGCCCCACCCACGTGGCGTCGATGGCGAGGTGTGTGTTGGTGTCCACCATGCGGCGCATCCTGCCCGATCCGTCGTGGGCGCGCGAGCCCAGTTCCGGGGGCGGCGCTCGATTGGCACCCATGGCTTGAGCCTGATCACTCGACACAAGTCTTGGCAGGCTCTTGTCAGCATGAATCGGTCCTGTTTCAAGGGGAATTGGCACCCCGGCTTGAAAGGTTTCAACCCGGGGTGCCCATAGTGCCTTGCAGCAAGCCGATTCGGCCCCCTAGCAAGATGTGTTGAATCCTCAGACTCGAGCCATCGGTGCCCACAACACCTTGCAGCAAGGCGACTCGGCCGCCTGCGAGATGAGTGGAATCCCCAGCCTCCACCCCACCGCTTCAACGCGGCGGCAGCGCCTCGCCCACCACGTTGATCGTCCCGCGCGCGCACAGCTCGCTGTCCGGACCACGGAACAGCTCGCAATCGAACTGAGCCAGCGCCCCAGCCCCCCAGCTCTCGGTGGCCACCACGCGCAGCACGTCGCCCACGCGCATGCTGGGCACGAGGAAGTCCACGCCGCGCGTGCCCAAGAGCGCGCCCGCCACGGGGTTCGGGTCCGTGCCGCTGGTGCGGTGGCTCATGAGCACCGCCGCGCTCTGCGCAAACAGCTCGATGGCCGCAATGGGCGACACCAGCCCATCCACGGCCAGGATGTGGTCCGCGCGCAGCGTCATGGTGGTCTCGACGGAGCTGGCGGTGACCGAGATCACGTCGTCGATGAAGCACATGGGCCCGCGGTGCGGGATGCGCGCCAGCAGGTGGGTGAGCTCCCCCATCGCGCTCAGCTGTTGCTGCCGCCGCCGCCGGGCAGCGTCACGTCGGGCTCGGCCTCGCCGCGCGCCGCTGCCGCGATCTCGTTCTCCACGAACGTGATCAGCTCGTCCACGGTGCGAATCTGCTTGGCCGTCTCGGGGTCCGGCCGGCGCCCGGTCATGTCGCGCAGCTGCACGAAGATGTCCACGGCGTCGATGCTGTCGAGGTCGAGGTCCTCGTACAGCGTGGACTCGGGCTTGATCTGGGCCTTCTCGAGCTCGAAGGTGTCGGAGAGGATCTCCACGATCTCCGAGAAAATTTCGTCACGCGTCATCGTTCGGCTCATGAGGGGGACAGACTTGTCAGAGAGAGGCGACGATGGCAAGGGGGCGGCGGTTCAGGGGAGGGCGCTGGCGGCCGGCGTGGCGCGGATCACGAACCCGACCGAGAGCCCGGTGTAGCGGCACACACCGCCGGAAGCGAACCGGATGTCCGTCAGGTTCTCGAAGATCTGGCCGGACTCATCCAGGAGCTCGCCCGATGCCCCGAGCCGTTGCAGCGCCTCGGCCAGCGCAACGAAGCCCGCCTCGTCCATCCACCCGCCCACCAGGATCTCGATCAGGTCGGCTCGTGCCGTCCGCACGCCCAGGCGAACCTCATGGATCGCGATCGGCAGCGCGACGACATCACCCGCCACGTCCAGCGCTGGAATCTCGAGGGTGGCGTCCCCACGCCCACGTCCGTTCAGCAGCACGCCGCCCTCGGCGTCCAGCGGGCCCCACGCAACTCCCACACCTTCTTGGCCGACCCACGTCGCGCCGGTGTCGTTGCTGTGGGCCAGCAAGCGGAGTGGTGCGCAGTCTGGGCCTGCGCTGCAAGCGAGGGCTTCGTGGGCGAGCGCTTCGAGGTCCAGGCTGGGGTACCGAGTTGTGGACAGCGCCGCATACGCGTCCACCATCTCGGCGAAGGCATTGTCGATGCCGAACGTCTCATCCCCGCACGGGTCGTATCGGTCCTCGAGCTCGTATCCCGGCAGGTCTCCACCATCTCCGCGGAAGTCGATGTCGCTCACGCGCAAGCTCCACGCTTGCACGGGCGTCAGCATCACGCCGACGCTGGGCACCCCCGCGTCGGGCTGGGGCTGGGCGTCGGGGGGGCTCGCCTCGCAGGCGCCCAAGATGAGCGCAGTCGCAGTCCAAACCGTGGTCCCCAGCCTCACGTGCATGAACACAGCTTCGTGGATGGCGAGCGCGATGGCAACACTCGGCGGGCTCCGCTACCCTGCAGCGATGCAGGGACGCACGCCACGCCGTTGGCCAGGAGCAGCGATGATCGGAGCCGCGCTGGCCGTCGCGGCATCGCTCTCTGTCCAGACGGCGGCCGCCTGCTCTCCCCCGCTGCCGTCCTACTCGGCGCGCCCAGCGAGCGGCGCGGTGCTGCCAGCTGGTCCGGTTCAGCTCGTGCTCATGATTTCGGGCTACGGGGCATCCAGCCTCGAAGGCGTCTTCGCGGTCACCGACGGGGCGGGCGCGCCGGTTCCGTTCAGCTTCGCGCTCGTGCGAAACGGCGCGGTGATCAGCTTCGACGCCACCGCCCTCACCGACGTCATCGTGTTCGCGTCGCGCGGCTCCAACATCCTGCCGCTCTCCCAGGTCGCTTCCTACACGGTGGAGGATCAGGCACCGAGCAGCGCGCCGAGCGCACCCGAGGTCGTCGCCGAGGCTTCCTTCTGCGACGTCTGCTGGGGTGGTTCCACCGCCTGCTGCTCGCGGGAGAGCGTCCTCAGCACGCCCGTCACCATCTCGGGAGACGGTATCGCGGCCGCGTGGGTCGACGCCAACGGGCTCCTCGCGGGCGTGTTGCCCTACGGCACGGCGCACACGGGCTCCGCTCGCCAGTGGGGCATCTGGTACGTCCCGCCCGGTGAGGCGCTGGTCTCGCTCGATGTGCATGGGCGCCAGTCACCCACCACCGCGTGGTCCGCGCCCGCCGCGGTGGCATGTGGCGACGACGCCCTCGATGAGGGCGAGGAGCACGCGGGGGGCTCCTGCCGAGCGACCGTGGGCAGCGGCACACCAAGCCCCTTGGCGGGGGCCTTCATGGTCGCCCTCGTGTGGCGCGTCCGCCGTCGCCGCACCCTCCCCTGACCACGCCTGCTCAGTGCTTCGCGTGCCCCGCCCGCAGCGCCGCATACTCGCCCGCCGTCAGCATCTGCCGCTCGTTCAGGTCGCGCTCGGCCGTCGGCATCCACGCCCCCGCCTTCGCAGCCGGCCCAGCGCTCAGGGTCAACAGCTCGGCGCCGAAGCCGCTGCCATACGAGAACGCGCCGATGCGCGTGCCCTTGGGCAGCCCGGCGAGCGTGCTGGCCACCGAGACCCACAGGCTGGCCGTGTAGCAGTTCCCCACGCGGGCGTTCACGCGCATGGTGGGCGCCACCTTGTCTTCGAAGAACGCAGACGTCTCGCCCTCGCCCAAGCCCAAGCGCTCGCCCACGGCGGCCACGGCCTTCTTCACCATCTTGGGGAAGGGCACGTGGAAGCACACCGCGTGCAGCGCGTTCAGGATGGCGCGTGGGCTCTCGCCGGCGGCCCCGCCCTCGCTCTGTTGGAAGGCCACGTAGTCCGCGAAGCAGCTCTCGGCGGCGGTCTTGTAGCAGTCGAGCGAGAGCTGGCCCTCCACGCTCGGGAAGGCCTGGCCCACGGGGCGCCAGAAGTCGAAGGCGGGCTGGCTGTACGGGAAGCTGTGCAGCTCCACCTCGGCGATGTCCGGCGTGCCCACGATCATGGCCACGGCGCCGGCGCCCTGCGTGGGCTCGCCGCCGTCTTCCGGCGCGTAGAGCGCCACGTCGGCCGCGATGACCAACGCCGACTTGCCGCGCGCGGCTCCGGAACGCCGCCACTCCACGGCCTGGCGCAGCGCGAGCGTGCCGCCGTAGCAGGCGTGCTTCACTTCGTAGGAGCGCACGGCGCCCGTGAGGCCCAGCTCTTCGGCCACCCAAGCAGACAGCGGGCGGCTCATGTCCTTGGCCGTCTCGGTGCCCACCACGATCATGCCGATGTCGCTCAGCGAGCCCTGCCAGCTGTCGAGCGCGCGGCGCGCGGCGGTGACCGCCAGCGTCACCACGTCGGTGCCCGCGGGGCACAGCGCCATCTCGTGGCAGCCCAGGCCGGACAGGTACTTGTTGGGGTCCACGCCGCGCAGCGCGCCCAGCTCGGCGAGGGGCAAGGCGGCGGAGGGGAAGTGGACGCCCAGGGCGGAGATTCCAACGGATGACGTGCTCATAGCCCTCGATCTAGCATCGCCGCGCACGGCGTGTTCGTAATTCTCTTGTAATCACAATAGCTTTCACATGATATTGAAATCGGTGAAAAACATCAATGCTTGCGCGCACATGCACCCACGCGGGCACCCCATGTCATGAATCCTGGGCCCTATCGGGGCCAGGCCGAAGGGTTCATCATCGTGGGCCATGGACGTCTGGTCCCCGGCCCAGTACCGCCGCTTCGCCGCCGAGCGACGCCAACCCTTCGACGCGCTGGTGGCGCTGTGCGAGCCCTGCCGCTCTGGCCTCGCGTACGACTTGGGGTGCGGCCCGGGAGAGCTCACGCGCGAGCTGCCGCGGCGCCTCGGTGTGGCGCGCGTGGTGGGCGTGGACTCGAGTGACGCCATGTTGCAGAGCGCCGCCGAGCACGCCGACGAGAGCGTGAGCTTTCAGCAAGGCGACCTCGCCACCTTCGTGAGCCCCACGCCCGTGGACGTCATGTTCTCGAACGCGGCGCTGCACTGGGCGCCCGACCACGCGGCCGTGCTGGCCCACTGGCGCGCGCAGCTGGCCCCAGGCGGACAGCTGGCGGTGCAGCTGCCGTGCAACGGCGACCACCCGGCCTACCAGGCCATCGCCATCACGGTGGGCGAGCAGCGCGCGCTGTTCCCGGGGCCGCTGCCCAGCGTGGCCTCCGCCGAGAACGTGGAGACGGTGGAGCGCTACGTGGAGATCCTGCACGGCCTCGGCGCCAGCCAGCTGAACGTGCACCTGCGCGTGTTCCCGCACGCGCTCGCGGGGCCGCTCGAGGTCATCGAGTGGGTGCGCGGCACGGCGCTGCATCCCATCCGCGTTGCGCTGAATGACGAGGCAGCGTACGGCGCGTTCCTGGCATCCTACGAGGCGCGCCTGCGGCGCATCCTGGGACCCCCCGACATGCCTTACCTCTTCACGTTCAAGCGCATCTTCCTGTGGGCGCGCTTCGACACCCCCGCGGCCGCGCGATGAACCGGCTCGAGCGCCTGCTGGACCTGGTGCACGTGCTGCAGACCGCGCGCGCCCCCGTGTCGCTCGACGCGCTGCGCGAGCTGTTCCCGGACTACGCCGACGGCAGCCCGGACGCCACGCGCCGCAAGTTCGAGCGCGACAAGGCGGAGCTCGCGGGCATCGGCCTGGTGCTGCGCTTCGTGAGCGAGGAGCAGGCGGAGCACGGAGGCCAAGAGGGCTACTGGCTGGACGCCGACGCCAGCTACCTGCCGCCCATCGACCTGGGCCCGCGTGACCGCGCGCTCCTCACGGTGGCGGCGCGCGCGGCGCTGGGCAGCGAGGCCTTCCCGCACCGCGCGG
The sequence above is a segment of the Sandaracinaceae bacterium genome. Coding sequences within it:
- a CDS encoding PaaI family thioesterase; this encodes MDTNTHLAIDATWVGRPLSLSEGQAQATLTTHAGMAADARGLVHGGFVFGLADYAAMLAVNDPFVVLGSSEARFLKPVVVGDVVVASAVRESTAGKKHIVKVTCTRADEPVFEGTFTCFVLPGHVLGDKS
- a CDS encoding acyl carrier protein; translated protein: MTRDEIFSEIVEILSDTFELEKAQIKPESTLYEDLDLDSIDAVDIFVQLRDMTGRRPDPETAKQIRTVDELITFVENEIAAAARGEAEPDVTLPGGGGSNS
- a CDS encoding methyltransferase domain-containing protein — its product is MDVWSPAQYRRFAAERRQPFDALVALCEPCRSGLAYDLGCGPGELTRELPRRLGVARVVGVDSSDAMLQSAAEHADESVSFQQGDLATFVSPTPVDVMFSNAALHWAPDHAAVLAHWRAQLAPGGQLAVQLPCNGDHPAYQAIAITVGEQRALFPGPLPSVASAENVETVERYVEILHGLGASQLNVHLRVFPHALAGPLEVIEWVRGTALHPIRVALNDEAAYGAFLASYEARLRRILGPPDMPYLFTFKRIFLWARFDTPAAAR
- a CDS encoding hydroxymethylglutaryl-CoA synthase family protein, translated to MSTSSVGISALGVHFPSAALPLAELGALRGVDPNKYLSGLGCHEMALCPAGTDVVTLAVTAARRALDSWQGSLSDIGMIVVGTETAKDMSRPLSAWVAEELGLTGAVRSYEVKHACYGGTLALRQAVEWRRSGAARGKSALVIAADVALYAPEDGGEPTQGAGAVAMIVGTPDIAEVELHSFPYSQPAFDFWRPVGQAFPSVEGQLSLDCYKTAAESCFADYVAFQQSEGGAAGESPRAILNALHAVCFHVPFPKMVKKAVAAVGERLGLGEGETSAFFEDKVAPTMRVNARVGNCYTASLWVSVASTLAGLPKGTRIGAFSYGSGFGAELLTLSAGPAAKAGAWMPTAERDLNERQMLTAGEYAALRAGHAKH